One stretch of Actinacidiphila sp. DG2A-62 DNA includes these proteins:
- a CDS encoding VOC family protein produces MDEKISTGEILAAIDGGGLGDWRKVALGIAARYRVADARAGAAFTVAVADLAAAAGRAPEVRLGAAFVDVTLSTADPAGGGRWVTARDLELARVISASAAERGLTAAPGEVTQVELALDTADDARIAPFWSALLTGDPGNVVADSILDPTGRVPAVWFQRTEPHTAPRQRWHLDLWLAPEVAQERIAAAVAAGGTVVSDAEAPSFTVLADPDGNKACVCTALDRR; encoded by the coding sequence ATGGACGAGAAGATCAGCACGGGTGAGATCCTCGCCGCGATCGACGGCGGCGGGCTCGGGGACTGGCGGAAGGTGGCGCTGGGGATCGCCGCGCGCTACCGCGTGGCGGACGCGCGGGCCGGGGCCGCGTTCACGGTCGCGGTGGCCGACCTGGCGGCGGCGGCCGGGCGCGCGCCGGAAGTCCGGCTGGGTGCCGCCTTCGTGGACGTCACGCTGTCCACGGCCGACCCGGCCGGCGGCGGGCGGTGGGTCACCGCGCGGGACCTGGAACTGGCCCGGGTGATCAGCGCGTCGGCCGCCGAGCGCGGGCTCACCGCCGCGCCCGGCGAGGTCACGCAGGTGGAGCTGGCCCTGGACACCGCCGACGACGCGCGGATCGCCCCCTTCTGGTCGGCGCTGCTCACCGGCGACCCGGGCAACGTCGTGGCCGACTCAATCCTCGACCCCACCGGTCGGGTGCCCGCCGTGTGGTTCCAGCGCACCGAGCCGCACACCGCGCCGCGCCAGCGCTGGCACCTCGACCTGTGGCTCGCGCCCGAGGTCGCGCAGGAGCGGATCGCCGCGGCGGTCGCGGCCGGCGGCACGGTCGTCAGCGACGCCGAGGCACCGTCGTTCACCGTCCTCGCCGACCCGGACGGCAACAAGGCGTGCGTCTGCACCGCGCTGGACCGCCGCTGA
- a CDS encoding MarR family winged helix-turn-helix transcriptional regulator yields the protein MSSGSPPDPTDPLTAEVVDLVGTFAARYDREYDAAAAAHHLTGAQARLLTLLAAEPLPMRQIAQRLKCEPSNVTGIVDRLEAQGLAERRADPADRRVKLAAATPVGRATAEHLRASLDFAREPLACLSEADRTTLRDLLRRMISPH from the coding sequence ATGTCTTCCGGCAGCCCGCCCGACCCCACGGACCCGCTGACCGCCGAGGTGGTCGACCTCGTCGGCACGTTCGCGGCCCGCTACGACCGGGAGTACGACGCGGCCGCCGCGGCGCACCACCTGACCGGGGCCCAGGCGCGGCTGCTCACGCTGCTGGCCGCCGAGCCGCTGCCGATGCGGCAGATCGCGCAGCGGCTGAAGTGCGAGCCGTCCAACGTGACCGGGATCGTGGACCGGCTGGAGGCCCAGGGCCTGGCCGAGCGCCGCGCGGACCCGGCCGACCGCCGGGTGAAGCTCGCCGCGGCCACCCCCGTGGGCCGCGCGACCGCGGAACACCTGCGCGCCTCGCTCGACTTCGCCCGCGAACCCCTCGCCTGCCTCTCCGAAGCCGACCGCACCACCCTGCGCGACCTGCTCCGCAGAATGATCAGCCCGCACTGA